The following coding sequences are from one Panicum hallii strain FIL2 chromosome 5, PHallii_v3.1, whole genome shotgun sequence window:
- the LOC112892457 gene encoding putative pectinesterase 11, protein MPGPRRQLVLTVDQSGRGDHRRIQDAVDAAPANSSPGSVVIRIKPGVYRQKVAVDKPCVTLVGTSASSTVITWNESWVAAESPTVSVLAPDFIAKRLTFQNTFGTSGPAVAMRVAGDRAAFYGCRFVSFQDTLLDETGRHYYRGCYIEGGTDFIFGNAKALFDKCHLHSTSLVGGAFTAHKRSAESEDTGFSFVGCKLTGVGKGTSILGRPWGPYSRVVFALSYMSSTVRPEGWDDWSDPTKQRTALYGQYQCYGEGSKTDGRVAWSRDLSQAEAARFITKVWVGGQEWLR, encoded by the exons ATGCCGGGCCCGCGGCGGCAGCTCGTCCTCACGGTCGACCAGTCCGGCCGAGGCGACCACCGGAGGATCCAGGACGCGGTCGATGCCGCTCCGGCGAACAGCTCCCCCGGCAGCGTCGTCATCCGGATCAAGCCCGGAGTGTATAGGCAA AAGGTCGCGGTGGACAAGCCCTGCGTAACTCTCGTCGGCACGAGCGCCAGCTCCACCGTCATCACCTGGAACGAGTCCTGGGTCGCCGCCGAGAGCCCGACCGTGTCCGTGCTGGCCCCCGACTTCATCGCGAAGCGCCTAACGTTCCAG AACACATTTGGGACAAGCGGGCCGGCGGTCGCCATGAGGGTCGCCGGGGACAGGGCAGCGTTCTACGGTTGCAGGTTCGTGTCGTTCCAGGACACGCTCCTGGACGAGACGGGGCGCCATTACTACCGAGGCTGCTACATCGAAGGGGGCACAGATTTTATCTTTGGTAACGCTAAAGCTTTATTCGAT AAGTGCCACCTGCACTCCACCTCGCTGGTCGGCGGCGCGTTCACGGCGCACAAGCGGTCGGCGGAGTCTGAAGACACTGGATTCAGTTTCGTCGGGTGCAAACTAACGGGCGTCGGGAAGGGCACGTCCATCCTCGGGCGACCATGGGGTCCCTACTCCCGGGTCGTGTTCGCGCTCAGCTACATGTCCAGCACGGTGAGGCCTGAGGGCTGGGACGACTGGAGCGACCCCACCAAACAGAG GACAGCGTTGTACGGGCAGTACCAGTGCTACGGGGAAGGGTCCAAGACTGACGGGAGAGTTGCGTGGTCTCGCGACCTGTCGCAGGCTGAAGCTGCACGGTTCATCACCAAAGTTTGGGTTGGGGGACAAGAGTGGCTTCGGTAG
- the LOC112894178 gene encoding laccase-2 isoform X1, which translates to MASSRHRRLPLLLSAALVLALSVLPAAKADVKRYQFDVVMSNVSRLCHAKSMVTVNGSFPGPTVYAREGDRVVVTVTNRAAHNVTIHWHGLKQRRNGWADGPAYVTQCPIRPGGSYVYDFNVTGQRGTLWWHAHIAWLRATVHGAIVVLPARGVPYPFPKPDSEAEIILGEWWHADVEAVEEQGRMLGMAPNTSDAHTINGKPGPLFPCSEKHTYALEVQWGRTYLLRIVNAAVNDELFFSIAGHIMTVVEIDATYTKPLTASTIHLSPGQTTNVLVRADRRPGRYFMAVKPFNDVPVPADNKTATAILQYAGVPVSVLPAAPQLMPDANGTGFVAAFHDRLRSLNSARYPAAVPLAVDRHLLYTIGLNIDPCASCPNGSRLAASLNNITFVMPRVALLQAHYGGLRGVFAADFPDRPPARFNYTGAPLTAGLGTSPGTRLSRVAYNASVELVLQDTSLLSVESHPFHLHGYNFFVVGRGAGNFDPARDPAKYNLVDPPERNTVGVPAGGWAAIRFRADNPGIWFLHCHLEVHTSWGLKMAFLVEDGDGPDKSVVPPPKDLPEC; encoded by the exons ATGGCCTCCTCTCGGCACCGCCGCCTTCCCTTGCTCCTCTCGGCCGCTCTCGTTCTTGCCCTCTCTGTTCTTCCAGCTGCGAAGGCTGACGTCAAGAGGTACCAATTCGAT GTCGTGATGAGCAACGTGAGCCGGCTGTGCCATGCCAAGTCCATGGTAACGGTCAACGGCAGCTTCCCGGGTCCGACTGTCTACGCGCGCGAAGGGGACCGCGTCGTCGTGACCGTCACCAACCGCGCCGCGCACAACGTGACGATCCACTGGCACGGCCTGAAGCAGCGCCGGAACGGGTGGGCGGACGGGCCGGCGTACGTGACGCAGTGCCCGATCCGCCCCGGCGGCAGCTACGTCTACGACTTCAACGTGACCGGCCAGCGCGGGACGCTCTGGTGGCACGCGCACATCGCCTGGCTCCGCGCCACCGTCCACGGCGCCATCGTCGTCCTCCCCGCCCGCGGCGTGCCCTACCCGTTCCCCAAGCCCGACTCCGAGGCCGAGATCATCCTGG GCGAGTGGTGGCACGCCGACGTGGAGGCcgtggaggagcaggggcggatGCTGGGCATGGCGCCCAACACGTCCGACGCGCACACCATCAACGGCAAGCCCGGCCCGCTCTTCCCGTGCTCCGAGAAAC ATACGTACGCTCTGGAGGTGCAGTGGGGGAGGACGTACCTCCTCCGGATCGTCAACGCCGCGGTGAACGATGAACTCTTCTTCTCAATCGCCGGCCACATCATGACGGTGGTGGAGATCGACGCGACCTACACCAAGCCGCTCACGGCGTCCACCATCCACCTGTCGCCGGGGCAGACCACCAACGTGCTCGTCCGCGCGGACCGGAGGCCCGGCCGCTACTTCATGGCTGTCAAGCCCTTTAACGACGTGCCCGTCCCCGCGGACAACAAGACGGCCACCGCCATCCTCCAGTACGCCGGCGTCCCGGTCTCCGTCCTCCCGGCGGCGCCGCAGCTGATGCCCGACGCGAACGGCACGGGCTTCGTGGCCGCGTTCCACGACAGGCTCCGGAGCCTGAACTCGGCGCggtaccccgccgccgtgccgctcgCCGTGGACCGGCACCTGCTCTACACCATCGGGCTCAACATCGACCCGTGCGCGTCGTGCCCGAACGGGTCCCGCCTCGCGGCGTCGCTGAACAACATCACGTTCGTGATGCCCCGGGTGGCGCTGCTGCAGGCGCACTACGGGGGGCTCCGGGGCGTCTTCGCCGCCGACTTCCCCGACCGCCCACCGGCGCGGTTCAACTACACGGGCGCGCCGCTCACGGCGGGTCTCGGCACGTCGCCGGGCACGAGGCTGAGCAGGGTGGCCTACAACGCCTCCGTTGAGCTGGTGCTGCAGGACACCAGCCTGCTGTCCGTGGAGTCGCACCCGTTCCACCTCCACGGGTACAACTTCTTCGTCGTCGGGAGGGGCGCCGGCAACTTCGACCCGGCCAGGGACCCCGCCAAGTACAACCTCGTGGACCCGCCGGAGAGGAACACCGTCGGCGTGCCCGCGGGTGGGTGGGCGGCGATCCGGTTCAGGGCGGACAACCCAGGGATCTGGTTCCTGCACTGCCATCTGGAGGTGCACACGAGCTGGGGCCTGAAGATGGCCTTCCTGGTGGAGGACGGCGACGGCCCCGATAAGTCGGTTGTGCCGCCGCCCAAGGATTTGCCGGAGTGCTGA
- the LOC112894178 gene encoding laccase-2 isoform X2 yields MSNVSRLCHAKSMVTVNGSFPGPTVYAREGDRVVVTVTNRAAHNVTIHWHGLKQRRNGWADGPAYVTQCPIRPGGSYVYDFNVTGQRGTLWWHAHIAWLRATVHGAIVVLPARGVPYPFPKPDSEAEIILGEWWHADVEAVEEQGRMLGMAPNTSDAHTINGKPGPLFPCSEKHTYALEVQWGRTYLLRIVNAAVNDELFFSIAGHIMTVVEIDATYTKPLTASTIHLSPGQTTNVLVRADRRPGRYFMAVKPFNDVPVPADNKTATAILQYAGVPVSVLPAAPQLMPDANGTGFVAAFHDRLRSLNSARYPAAVPLAVDRHLLYTIGLNIDPCASCPNGSRLAASLNNITFVMPRVALLQAHYGGLRGVFAADFPDRPPARFNYTGAPLTAGLGTSPGTRLSRVAYNASVELVLQDTSLLSVESHPFHLHGYNFFVVGRGAGNFDPARDPAKYNLVDPPERNTVGVPAGGWAAIRFRADNPGIWFLHCHLEVHTSWGLKMAFLVEDGDGPDKSVVPPPKDLPEC; encoded by the exons ATGAGCAACGTGAGCCGGCTGTGCCATGCCAAGTCCATGGTAACGGTCAACGGCAGCTTCCCGGGTCCGACTGTCTACGCGCGCGAAGGGGACCGCGTCGTCGTGACCGTCACCAACCGCGCCGCGCACAACGTGACGATCCACTGGCACGGCCTGAAGCAGCGCCGGAACGGGTGGGCGGACGGGCCGGCGTACGTGACGCAGTGCCCGATCCGCCCCGGCGGCAGCTACGTCTACGACTTCAACGTGACCGGCCAGCGCGGGACGCTCTGGTGGCACGCGCACATCGCCTGGCTCCGCGCCACCGTCCACGGCGCCATCGTCGTCCTCCCCGCCCGCGGCGTGCCCTACCCGTTCCCCAAGCCCGACTCCGAGGCCGAGATCATCCTGG GCGAGTGGTGGCACGCCGACGTGGAGGCcgtggaggagcaggggcggatGCTGGGCATGGCGCCCAACACGTCCGACGCGCACACCATCAACGGCAAGCCCGGCCCGCTCTTCCCGTGCTCCGAGAAAC ATACGTACGCTCTGGAGGTGCAGTGGGGGAGGACGTACCTCCTCCGGATCGTCAACGCCGCGGTGAACGATGAACTCTTCTTCTCAATCGCCGGCCACATCATGACGGTGGTGGAGATCGACGCGACCTACACCAAGCCGCTCACGGCGTCCACCATCCACCTGTCGCCGGGGCAGACCACCAACGTGCTCGTCCGCGCGGACCGGAGGCCCGGCCGCTACTTCATGGCTGTCAAGCCCTTTAACGACGTGCCCGTCCCCGCGGACAACAAGACGGCCACCGCCATCCTCCAGTACGCCGGCGTCCCGGTCTCCGTCCTCCCGGCGGCGCCGCAGCTGATGCCCGACGCGAACGGCACGGGCTTCGTGGCCGCGTTCCACGACAGGCTCCGGAGCCTGAACTCGGCGCggtaccccgccgccgtgccgctcgCCGTGGACCGGCACCTGCTCTACACCATCGGGCTCAACATCGACCCGTGCGCGTCGTGCCCGAACGGGTCCCGCCTCGCGGCGTCGCTGAACAACATCACGTTCGTGATGCCCCGGGTGGCGCTGCTGCAGGCGCACTACGGGGGGCTCCGGGGCGTCTTCGCCGCCGACTTCCCCGACCGCCCACCGGCGCGGTTCAACTACACGGGCGCGCCGCTCACGGCGGGTCTCGGCACGTCGCCGGGCACGAGGCTGAGCAGGGTGGCCTACAACGCCTCCGTTGAGCTGGTGCTGCAGGACACCAGCCTGCTGTCCGTGGAGTCGCACCCGTTCCACCTCCACGGGTACAACTTCTTCGTCGTCGGGAGGGGCGCCGGCAACTTCGACCCGGCCAGGGACCCCGCCAAGTACAACCTCGTGGACCCGCCGGAGAGGAACACCGTCGGCGTGCCCGCGGGTGGGTGGGCGGCGATCCGGTTCAGGGCGGACAACCCAGGGATCTGGTTCCTGCACTGCCATCTGGAGGTGCACACGAGCTGGGGCCTGAAGATGGCCTTCCTGGTGGAGGACGGCGACGGCCCCGATAAGTCGGTTGTGCCGCCGCCCAAGGATTTGCCGGAGTGCTGA
- the LOC112892048 gene encoding uncharacterized protein LOC112892048, whose protein sequence is MEELATALPPRRPHRERRHRRKASDAAAAALAAQAASSYGDVFGGPPRFAPPPAFAAGAGAGAAPADYVEVFGGVAASCSIPYLDLPPAVADGAGAGAGAYGEIFGRFDFGDFAAPYEEMLPGAECLAEEIASPSGSSRSSIRKESGQLDAEPSIIYQQYADTGCNQHFDEEQVYPVSFPPDGEQRFNMSYNKATRGRPDDLVEMTTCIVEPSISYVVDSCNLSNDSEMDNVPVMDSSTHANGVKHKMSPQNVVAVSLNSANSASVVDQQPHIPTCPHISENICEEESFNKRSSTHSMSSEEAPSPSGVEEKMSPPNVVAVSLKSASIIDQPPLHIPTCPPISENICEEESFNKRSSTHSVSSEEAPSPDYPFLRISDISLPAAPIKVQPPPMPSFKLLNKKGNKEHGDADVNPNSAAAAMKEAMEFAEARLKAAKDLMETKGDSFKFRKRPAHHRSAKSTEIKECKASDEVHLFEEDLNIRRLGKEENQNTDIASLDKDRGAGAFKPGHGDHGKKGVISPGKPHEMIQNGSELEQLGKWTSDAEFYELVSNDQRCRPIEAACHVNNDLLTNSFTKLDQSEKEKAEGFAGEPKRSRKLWSSNNTTDLRMDHVKQGKDGVASMEAEQKAPRLPEVPFCAERVAYQEPTEGDNCVLTNSSAKLDQSDKEKAGGFAGEPKRSRKLWGSNSTTGLRTEPVIQGKDGIPSVEAEQKAPRLPEVPFCDARVTYQQPTKGDNSLVTDSSAKFDQVDKEKAGGFAGEPKRSRKLWGSNNTTGMRMEPVNQGKYGIASVEAEQKAPWSSEVPFCDERVTYQEPTNSHLKQCPGVGDSQGRSNDGLFEILCMNSLPTEVRADPEISSSFLEPCLPGGHANDDENYSDGRAQETPLVGNSNHDDNNKEGLELPYTDELPCTLARNHVLQELPNVPNTDEINEGLVKISKLEESPKLHEIFEKEKLFGFVDEACLSNENERADEVASESLIHEEMTKYGIEEKADVHEYFQEGDVDQVAESPEEEGYVTSGSGIANDSEYDEAEVDVFVGDSKLMESNVRTCSNCDKDPYQFQESHGSWGPLDLENNMDRVEDIISHGEEKEAQKSSPENVDKILVEEVINRDSREGQKSMETGVYKRPNGVSAEVNIRSDIDDNPFDSVNEFITDDGSDYAMKMGTLSNNLQSSFSEAYSGMKHSSQNTESVSAKKADVLKNPEVNCREADREIPTEILTTLEEGQNTGSEMEERDKAAEDTASETVLKSREEKLDLQRTKARNDVKETEGEIEKEVLITLDKDKEKECKLEKEKEQDKERRRRELEEEKEREMERAKDRLAVQRATREAHERAFAEVRAKADRIALERITSARQRASTEAYEKEEKATAQAALEKASREARLKAERAAVERATAEARERAIEKAKAAADAKERMERFRSSFKESFKAPNQDNQHEAQFQKTASNNHGKSTDIEVVEVESALRHKAKLERHQRTAERAAKALAEKNMRDMLAQREQAEKHRLAEFLDPEVKRWSNGKEGNLRALLSTLQYILGSDSGWQPVPLTDLITAAGVKKAYRKATLCVHPDKVQQRGATIRQKYICEKVFDLLKEAWNKYNSEER, encoded by the exons ATGGAGGAGCTCGCCACGGCGCTGCCACCGCGGCGGCCCCACCGTGAGCGGCGCCACCGGCGGAAGGCGTCggacgcggccgcggccgcgctggcggcgcaggcggcgtcCTCCTACGGCGACGTGTTCGGCGGCCCCCCGCGGTTCGCGCCGCCCCCGGCCTTCgccgcgggggcgggggcgggggcggcgccggcggactACGTGGAGGTGTTCGGCGGCGTCGCGGCCTCGTGCTCCATCCCCTACCTCGACCTGCCCCCGGCCGTTgccgacggcgccggcgccggcgcgggtgCGTACGGCGAGATCTTCGGCCGCTTCGACTTCGGGGACTTCGCGGCGCCGTACGAGGAGATGCTCCCTGGGGCGGAGTGCTTGGCGGAGGAGATCGCGTCGCCGAGCGGGAGCTCCAG ATCATCAATCAGGAAAGAATCTGGCCAGTTGGATGCTGAGCCTTCTATAATCTATCAACAGTATGCAGATACTGGTTGCAACCAACACTTTGATGAGGAGCAAGTTTATCCAGTCTCATTTCCTCCAGATGGTGAGCAAAGGTTCAACATGTCATATAACAAGGCCACCAGGGGAAGACCAgatgatcttgttgaaatgACTACTTGCATAGTGGAACCTTCAATTAGCTATGTGGTTGACTCTTGCAATTTGTCAAATGATTCAGAAATGGATAATGTCCCAGTAATGGACAGTAGTACACATGCTAATGGTGTGAAACATAAGATGAGTCCACAGAACGTTGTAGCCGTCAGCCTGAATAGTGCTAATAGTGCTTCTGTAGTTGATCAGCAGCCGCATATCCCAACATGCCCCCACATCTCTGAAAATATTTGTGAGGAAGAAAGCTTTAACAAGAGGTCTAGCACCCATTCAATGTCAAGCGAGGAAGCACCTTCCCCTAGTGGTGTGGAAGAGAAGATGAGCCCACCGAACGTTGTAGCTGTCAGCCTGAAGAGTGCTTCTATAATTGATCAGCCGCCGCTGCATATCCCAACATGCCCCCCTATCTCTGAAAATATTTGTGAGGAAGAAAGTTTTAACAAGAGGTCTAGCACCCATTCAGTGTCAAGTGAGGAAGCACCTTCCCCTGATTATCCATTCTTAAGGATATCTGACATCAGCCTTCCAGCAGCGCCAATCAAAGTACAGCCACCACCAATGCCATCATTTAAATTGCTTAACAAAAAGGGAAACAAAGAACACGGAGATGCTGATGTCAATCCTAACTCAGCTGCTGCTGCCATGAAGGAAGCAATGGAATTTGCTGAAGCCAGATTAAAAGCTGCAAAAGACTTGATGGAGACAAAAGGTGACAGCTTTAAATTCCGGAAGAGGCCAGCCCATCACAGGAGTGCAAAATCAACTGAAATTAAGGAATGCAAGGCATCTGATGAAGTGCATCTATTTGAAGAAGATCTGAACATCAGAAGATTGGGAAAAGAGGAAAATCAAAACACTGATATAGCTTCGCTGGACAAGGACAGGGGTGCTGGTGCATTTAAGCCTGGCCACGGTGATCATGGCAAAAAGGGGGTTATATCACCAGGGAAGCCTCATGAGATGATTCAAAATGGCAGTGAACTAGAACAATTAGGAAAGTGGACATCAGATGCTGAATTTTATGAACTAGTAAGCAATGATCAGAGATGCAGACCTATTGAAGCGGCATGCCATGTTAACAATGATCTGCTGACTAATTCCTTCACCAAGCTCGATCAGTCTGAGAAAGAAAAGGCAGAGGGTTTTGCAGGTGAACCGAAAAGGTCTAGGAAGTTATGGAGCAGTAACAATACAACAGATCTGAGAATGGATCATGTAAAACAGGGAAAAGATGGTGTAGCTTCTATGGAGGCTGAACAAAAGGCTCCTAGGTTGCCAGAAGTTCCTTTTTGTGCTGAAAGGGTGGCATACCAAGAGCCAACAGAAGGAGATAATTGTGTATTGACAAATTCTTCCGCAAAGCTTGACCAGTCTGATAAAGAAAAGGCAGGGGGTTTTGCGGGTGAGCCTAAAAGGTCTAGAAAATTGTGGGGAAGTAACAGTACAACAGGTCTGAGGACGGAACCTGTAATTCAGGGAAAAGATGGTATACCTTCTGTGGAGGCTGAACAAAAGGCTCCTAGGTTGCCAGAAGTTCCTTTTTGTGATGCAAGGGTGACGTACCAACAACCAACCAAAGGAGATAATAGTCTGGTGACAGATTCTTCTGCCAAATTCGATCAGGTTGATAAAGAAAAGGCAGGGGGTTTTGCAGGTGAGCCGAAAAGGTCTAGAAAATTGTGGGGCAGTAACAATACAACAGGTATGAGGATGGAACCTGTAAATCAGGGAAAATATGGTATAGCTTCCGTGGAGGCTGAACAAAAGGCTCCTTGGTCATCAGAAGTTCCTTTTTGTGATGAAAGGGTGACATACCAAGAGCCAACCAATTCTCATTTGAAACAATGTCCAGGGGTCGGGGATTCTCAAGGCCGCAGTAATGATGGGCTATTTGAGATTTTATGCATGAATAGTTTACCTACAGAGGTCCGAGCCGACCCAGAAATTTCCAGTTCCTTTTTGGAGCCTTGTTTACCTGGAGGGCATGCCAATGATGATGAAAATTATTCTGATGGCAGAGCTCAGGAAACTCCATTGGTAGGGAACTCTAACCATGACGACAACAATAAAGAGGGACTTGAGCTTCCATACACTGATGAGTTGCCATGTACTTTAGCAAGGAATCATGTTTTACAGGAACTTCCTAATGTTCCTAATACTGATGAAATCAATGAAGGTTTAGTGAAAATATCAAAATTAGAAGAGTCCCCCAAACTGCATGAAATTTTCGAGAAAGAAAAGCTATTCGGTTTTGTTGATGAAGCATGCCTATCGAATGAAAATGAAAGAGCAGATGAAGTAGCTTCAGAATCACTCATCCATGAAGAGATGACAAAATATGGGATTGAGGAGAAAGCAGATGTACATGAATATTTTCAGGAGGGAGATGTGGATCAGGTAGCTGAATCTCCTGAAGAGGAAGGTTATGTTACTTCGGGAAGTGGTATTGCTAATGATAGCGAATATGATGAAGCAGAAGTCGATGTATTTGTGGGTGACAGCAAATTGATGGAATCCAATGTGAGAACATGTAGTAATTGTGACAAAGATCCATATCAGTTCCAAGAATCACATGGGTCATGGGGACCCCTAGATTTGGAGAACAACATGGACAGAGTTGAGGATATCATATCTCATGGTGAGGAAAAAGAGGCACAAAAATCCTCACCAGAGAATGTTGACAAGATACTGGTGGAAGAAGTAATAAACCGTGACAGTAGGGAAGGTCAGAAATCCATGGAAACAGGTGTCTACAAAAGACCGAACGGTGTATCTGCAGAAGTTAATATAAGGAGTGACATAGATGATAATCCATTTGATTCTGTGAATGAATTTATTACTGATGACGGTAGTGATTATGCCATGAAGATGGGCACATTGTCAAATAATCTGCAGTCTTCTTTTTCAGAAGCATACTCCGGCATGAAGCACTCGTCTCAAAATACGGAGTCTGTTTCTGCCAAGAAGGCTGATGTTCTCAAAAATCCTGAAGTGAATTGCAGAGAAGCAGATAGAGAGATTCCAACTGAAATTTTAACAACATTAGAAGAGGGGCAAAATACTGGAAGCGAAATGGAAGAAAGGGATAAGGCTGCAGAAGATACTGCATCAGAAACTGTTCTAAAATCAAGAGAAGAAAAACTTGATCTTCAGAGAACTAAAGCAAGGAATGACGTAAAAGAGACTGAAGGAGAAATTGAGAAGGAGGTCCTCATAACTCTTGACAAagataaagaaaaagaatgtaaactggaaaaagaaaaggagcaaGATAAAGAGAGACGGAGAAGAGAGTTAGAAGAAGAGAAGGAACGGGAAATGGAGCGAGCAAAAGATAGGCTTGCTGTTCAGAGAGCTACTAGAGAAGCACATGAGAGGGCATTTGCAGAGGTTCGTGCTAAGGCTGATAGAATAGCATTAGAAAGGATTACCTCAGCACGACAACGAGCATCTACAGAAGCTTATgagaaagaagaaaaggcaACTGCTCAGGCAGCTCTTGAGAAGGCTTCAAGAGAAGCTAGACTGAAAGCTGAGCGTGCAGCAGTTGAGAGAGCAACTGCTGAAGCTCGGGAGAGGGCaattgaaaaggcaaaggctgcTGCAGATGCAAAGGAGCGAATGGAGAGGTTCAGGTCTTCTTTCAAAGAAAGTTTTAAGGCACCTAATCAG GATAATCAACACGAGgcacaatttcagaagacagCTTCAAATAATCACGGAAAAAGCACAGATATTGAAG TAGTTGAGGTTGAGTCAGCTCTAAGACATAAAGCAAAATTGGAGAGGCATCAACGCACAGCTGAGCGAGCG GCTAAAGCCCTTGCTGAAAAGAACATGCGGGACATGCTGGCTCAGAGGGAGCAGGCAGAGAAACAT AGATTGGCTGAATTCCTTGATCCTGAAGTCAAGAGATGGTCAAAtggaaaagaaggaaacctgCGAGCATTGCTGTCCACATTGCAATAT ATACTTGGTTCAGACAGTGGTTGGCAGCCAGTTCCCCTCACAGACCTTATTACAGCTGCCGGTGTCAAGAAGGCATACAGGAAGGCAACCCTTTGTGTCCATCCAGATAAAGTACAACAAAGAGGTGCTACAATCAGGCAGAAATACATTTGTGAGAAGGTGTTTGATCTTCTTAAG GAAGCCTGGAATAAGTACAATTCCGAAGAGCGCTAA
- the LOC112892049 gene encoding dihydroflavonol 4-reductase-like — protein MGEVVVNGGGEAMEGGAAAKGPVVVTGAAGFLGSWLVMKLLQAGYAVRATVRDPANVAKTKPLLDLPGATERLSIWKADLAEEGSFDDAIKGCTGVFHVATPMDFESKDPENEVIKPTVEGMLSIMRACKEAGTVRRVVFTSSAGAVNIEERQRPVYDQDNWSDVDFCRRVKMTGWMYFVSKSLAEKAAMAYAAEHGLDLISIIPTLVVGPFLSAAMPPSLATALALVTGNEPHYSILKQVQFVHLDDLCDAEIFLFEHPAAAGRYVCSSHDATIHGLAAMLRERYPEYRIPERFRGIDGELQPVHFSSKKLLDHGFAFRYTVEDMFDAAIRTCREKGLIPLSTAGGDGPASASAPGDTDAALGREGPAIGA, from the exons ATGGGGGAGGTGGTCGTGAATGGAGGCGGGGAGGCGATGGAGGGAGGCGCGGCCGCGAAAGGGCCGGTGGTGGTGACGGGGGCGGCGGGCTTCCTCGGCTCCTGGCTCGTCATGAAGCTCCTCCAGGCCGGCTACGCCGTCCGGGCCACCGTGCGCGACCCCG CGAACGTTGCGAAGACGAAGCCGCTGCTGGACCTTCCCGGAGCAACGGAGCGGCTGTCCATCTGGAAGGCCGACCTGGCCGAGGAAGGCAGCTTCGACGACGCGATCAAGGGATGCACCGGCGTCTTCCACGTCGCCACTCCCATGGACTTCGAGTCCAAAGACCCAGAG AACGAGGTGATCAAGCCGACGGTGGAAGGGATGCTGAGCATCATGCGAGCCTGCAAGGAGGCCGGCACCGTGCGGCGCGTCGTCTTCACCTCCTCCGCCGGGGCGGTCAACATCGAGGAGCGGCAGAGGCCCGTCTACGACCAGGACAACTGGAGCGACGTCGACTTCTGCCGCCGCGTCAAGATGACCGGATGG ATGTACTTCGTGTCCAAGTCCCTGGCGGAGAAGGCGGCCATGGCGTACGCGGCGGAGCACGGGCTGGACCTCATCAGCATCATCCCGACGCTGGTGGTCGGCCCGTTCCTCAGCGCGGCCATGCCGCCCAGCCTCGCCACCGCGCTGGCGCTCGTCACGGGGAACGAGCCCCACTACTCCATCCTGAAGCAGGTGCAGTTCGTCCACCTCGACGACCTCTGCGACGCCGAGATCTTCCTCTTCGAgcacccggccgccgccggccgctacGTCTGCTCCTCCCACGACGCCACCATCCACGGCCTCGCCGCCATGCTCAGGGAGAGGTACCCCGAGTACCGCATCCCGGAGAGGTTCCgggggatcgacggcgagctCCAGCCGGTGCACTTCTCGTCCAAGAAGCTCCTCGACCACGGGTTCGCGTTCAGGTACACGGTGGAGGACATGTTCGACGCCGCCATCCGAACGTGCCGGGAGAAGGGCCTGATCCCGCTCTCCACGGCCGGAGGGGACGGCCCTGCCTCAGCGAGCGCGCCCGGCGACACGGATGCCGCTCTTGGGAGGGAAGGCCCGGCGATTGGCGCTTAG